The Lachnospiraceae bacterium KM106-2 nucleotide sequence GTCTGGTAATCTTCGCGAATCTGCTCACCCATGGATTGTCGTGTTTCTGGGTTGAATTTGCAATTTCGCGAAGTATGTTTCTGGTTGTATGATTTCTTCATGATTAAAGACTTTGATATGGAGAGTTGAGTATGCTACTATATAAGAAAGAAATAAATTAGAATTTACATATAAACTTGTTTTTGCGTCGGAGGAAAAAATGATTAATTATGAAAATATTTATTACGAAAGTAGTACAATTATTGTAAGACCGTTACAGAGTAGTGATTATAAAAGTTTTCTACATGGATACAAGCAATTATTACCCTCGAAAAACAGATTTGATGAGGGATGTTTTGATACTGAATTTATGACCTATGACTGGTATATTGAACTGTTGGAAAGACGCAAGAAAGAAGCAGAAGAGGATTATTGCTATATGCTTAATATTTTCAGGAAAAAAGATAATTTGTCGATAGGATATTGTGATATAACACCACATAGACGCGAGGAATTTCAATACGCCCGAATCGGATATACAATTCACAATAATTTTTGGGGTTGCGGTTACGGTACAGAAACAGTGAAAGCAATCGTTAATATTGGATTTAAACAGTTGAATCTGCATCGGCTTGAGGCGCATATTAATTTAGATAATCATATTTCCCAGCATGTGGCAAAAAAGGGTGGGCTATTGTTTGAGAGTGTACGGAAAAAATTTATTTTAGAAGATGGTATATGGACTGACAATCAAGTATTTTATGTTAATAATGAAAACTGGAAATCTGATGATGAAGATTGAGATACTTTTATCATGACTGAGTAGAAAAAGACTTAGCTGAAACTAATAGCTTTATATGATACAATTTAATAAATTTGAATTTGTGGAGGGGGAGTTTATATGGAAAATATAAATAGAATTGACATTGATGAAGATTGGGCTGATTCTACTATCATTGAAGCTGGTGATTTCGTATTTGTTGGATATTGTATGAAGAATGAAGGAAAAAGGATTGAAGAACAAATGGATGGAGCTTTCGATGTATTAGAAACAAGATTGAAAAGGGTCGGTTTATCATTAGAATCGGTTGTGAAAATGGATTGTCTGTTTAAGAATATTTCAGATTTAAACTATCTACCAGCAATAATAAAAGAACGATTTCATGGAAAATACCCAACAAGAAAAGCCTATGAAACAACATTTATCAGAGAGGGAATTGAATTTCAGATTGATGCAATTGCATATAAGAAATAAAACTGCAGGCCCCTTTCATTACTAGATTTTTAGGAGTCATCAGTTCGAATCCCCGATGTCTCATTTTGCAAAGGAAGTATTTATTACTTCCTTTTTTGTTGTACAATGTTTAACGATCGCATCATTTATGAATATAATGTGATAATTTGGAACGATCCAGTTAAGTGTGTACTTGGCATGTTGCTATTTTGTGTGGTAGGAACATGCATTAGATTATTTATATGAGAAGACAAATATAATTTGGATTCCAGCCTTGGCACCATGGGGCAATGAATGCTATGGCGACGGTTCCAATATTTATGGTAAAAGAATCATATGCAGATAAGATGATGGTTGGACCTGCGAATATTGGTATCCTAAGTGGAATTCCATTGTTTATTTGTGTAATCCTCATCTGCAGGAAAAAGAAGAGTGAAAATAATTAAGTTTGAGAGGAAGTACTAATTCGTTAGTGCTTTCTTTTTTTGTCTGGTGACAGGATGTAAACGTTCACATACTTTGATTAGTAGTGCTATACTTAAGTATAAGTAATGGTAATTAGGAAGTTAAAGGGGGATTTGTGGTGGAGATTACATATATACAAGCTTCTGATAAGCAGTTCTGGTATCAACTTGATAAACACTTGCCGGAGAGTGAATTTGATAACATTGTATATTTAAAGAGAGGATATGTTTTATTCGAAGATGAGAAACCAATTGGGATATTGCGATATAATCTATTCTGGGATAACACTCCATTTTGTACGATGCTCTATATAGTGAAAGAAAAACAAGGATGTGGCTATGGAAGAAGCCTTATGACTTTTTGGGAGAAGGAAATGAAAGATCAAGGTTATGGAATGATCATGACTTCTACACAGGTTAATGAGGGGGCGCAGCACTTCTATAGAAAGCTGGGATATGAGGATGCAGGAGGATTAATTATCAAGATTCCAGGGTATGAACAGCCGATGGAAATGTTTCTGACCAAGGCGATTTTATAACATGAGTTCTCAATTCTCTTGAATGAAAGTAATGCAAGAAGTGGTAAGGGATGTTATAATATTCTTGACGATATATGTCGAAAAACATGTATTGATGAGTTGATAAAAATCATCTAAGGGGGATGATTCTATCAAGAAAATTGAGAGGATGACATAAATATGTTTGAAAATTTTATATCATTAGGATCAAATTGTTTAGTGGCTTCTGCACTTGGAAAATACGGATTGAGAAGTACCTCTGGTCCATTTGATTGGTGTACATCGAATTTTATGGAAGGGGTTATTCCTATATTAGAAAACAACTTTGAGGATTTTCTGTCTTATGAGCATTTAGTGATTACTGATGATAAGACTGTATTCGATGATATTAAATATAAAATTAATTATAACCATGATATAAATGAGTCTTTAGAAGCTGAATATATGGATATGTATCAAAAATATCAAAGACGTATTACGCGGTTTCAAGAGATGGTAAAAGACCCAACTTGCTTTGTTAGAGGCTGCTGGAGTATGGAAGAGTTATCTTCTCTGTTAGGACAGGAAGATAGGATCGATGGTGCTATTAAGTTTAATCCGAAGAATGAGATTGTTTTTGTAATTCCTAGATTTATCTATGAGCAAAATCCGATTAAACTGAATAAGAAAATATTCATCGTGGACACCGAGATCAGTGGATTTGCTTTGGGAAGAGAGGAAGCGAGAGGATTCTTTGATACTAATTCGGAGTTAGTCGATTTTTGTATTGCTAACTATGATACGAACAAGAGAAAAGATAATATGATCTTTGATCTTCAATCGGAGCTAAAAATTGCTCGAAATAGTTATACAGATTTAGGATTGCAAAAACAGATCGAGAATCTAAAGTTACAGATCACGCTTAAGAATAAAGCAAATAATCAGTTGAACTCCAGATTAACTAGATGGATGAAGGTCCTGAATATCGATTATTGCTCGCTGGAATTTCCGGAGAAGGTAAGCATTTATGGATGTGGTGCAATTGGTAGAGTCTTTTACAACCATATCAAGGATCATACGCAAGTAATCGAATTTATTGATCAAATGCCACGACAACAGTATTATGATTCTGTTCCAGTGGTTAAGCCATTGGATTCTAACTGTGATAGAGATACATTATTGATCATTATTCCATCCTATGATTACGATAATATTGTGGTTAGGCTGCAAAATATATTGGGATTTCAGCCAAGCGCGATATCTTTAGAGTCATTTTTGGATAAAGGAACTGTAATAGATGAGAATTTTTAATTAGAAAGAAAGGTATCGCTCGTTGTAAATCAAATAGGAGAAGTGCTTCTTCTAAAAAGTCCTAGAAGAGGATGGGGATATCCAGGTGGCATGGTTGAGCCGGGAGAAACTCTGGAAGAGGCATTACATAGAGAAATTAAAGAGGAAACTGGAGTCAATGTTAGAGAAAACAGCGAAGATGTATTGTTTTGGTTTTCATAGAGAGCTATTTAAGGTTGTAGAAGATAGGTGGTATGGTGTTGGAGATGAAAAGTAGATTATATCTTGTGAAGGGATTGCCTTGTTCTGGAAAGAGTACAGTATCAAAAATGATCGCAGATTCATTAGAAAAGCAAGGAAGAAAAGTGATATTTATAGATGAGGGAACAGGAAATCACCCGGCCGACTATGAATTTCATAGTTATGTAAAGGAAGAGGAATTACAGGAACTGAATACTGATGAACAAGATAAAGTACGAAAGGCTGCCTATAAGAAAGAGAACGGATATGTGGTACCTTTGTCTTTGTTTGAAGGAGAGCTTTTTGAATGGCTATTACAGCGCAAAATTTATGATTTTCTTGATTGGAAAATAGAAAGACCAGTTATGCTGGATAAATGGAGAGAATTCGTTGCGGGTGCAAAGGATGAAACGATTTATGTGTTTAATTGCTGCTTTTTGCAAAATCTGATGTGTGAAACGATGATGCGATTTGGATTTGATCTTGAGACATCGCTAGAGTATATTAAGGAGATTAAGGAAAGAATAAGATCATTGCATCCCAAAGTAGTCTATTTAAAGAATGATGAGATATCAGAATCAATTCAGAGGACTGTGGACGAGCGAGGAATGGAATGGTTGAACTCTGTAATTGATTATCATGTAAATGGTGTCTATGGAAAAAGACTCGGCATGCAAGGGTTCGAAGGCTACATATCCTGTCTGCAAGAAAGACAAAAAAGAGAGTTAGAGATCCTTAAACAGTTAGAAATGGAACATATACTAATCGATAATGGACAGAAAGATTGGAATCATGCTTATAATGAGATTAAGGACTTTCTTTAAGGGTACGAAGGAGAAAGAGATGAGGAAGAAAATAAGAGTATCAAGTGAGTTAGTATATCTCATTACTATCTGTACATTAGCATTTGCAGTAGCTATCATGTCAGCGGCTGACTTTGGTGTATCAATGATCGTGGGATGGAGTAATTAGTTGAATTTGTACCATTGTTTCCTGAAGTGGCGAAACGGTTTGAGCAAGTAGGGGGAGGCTACTGCTTATGTAAGTGTTTACGGTATTTACAAGGGGAACAACCTCTTAACTTTACAAATGTTTTGGAATAGTAATTGGAGTCAGTAAAACCAGAGTTTGCTGCAACTTCAGTGATGGAAAGGGAAGAATCGGATAAGTATTCGATGCTTCGCTCAATGCGATATTCCAGTAAATAAGTGAAGAGAGAGATGTTCATATAACGTTTGAAGAGGCGACTGCACTCACTTTCACATAAATGAACATGATCTGCAATGTCAGCTAAACGAATCTTTTCTATGTAATGAGTTTCTAAGTAAGAGAGGATCTCTTTGATACGCTCATAATCCAGTTTCCCATGAGCAGGGTGGGCAGAGTGGATGGAATCGTCTGATACAAGTGTTTTCCACATCTTTTGCAGTTCAATAGAAATGTCTAATTCATATGAGTTAGGCATTTTTTTGTAGAGCGAAATGATTGTTTGAATGGATTGGATCATTGATTCGTGCCATGATTCTGAGAAGTTTAAGTGGATAGCGGATAAAGAAAAATCATGGATGATCGGTTCTACATATTTTTGATAGAGAATACTTTGGGAAAAGCCATAGATTAGTTTGGGGTCGAATGTGACAGAGAGGTATTGGCAATCAGACCTTTTATACATGGATCCGGTATGTAAAGCATTTGAGTTGGTAAAAAGAGCTTCCCCTTCTTTAAGATGGTAACCTGTATTATTTACCTGATAGAGCATCTCCCCTTTTGTAAGAAAGGTTAATTCGATCTCAGGATGCCAATGCCATAAAAAGGAACCAGTGTCATAAAGAGAGAGTTGCTCTTCGCTTACCAAAATAGGAAATTGATCGTTTCCATGTTCTTTTAGTTCTTTGTTTGCTTGATTTGTGATGATCTGCATTTTTGACCTCCTATAAAATAATCTCACTATATATCAAAATAATACCAGTAAAGCGACATAAATAGCAATAAAATTTATTCTAAACGCAGAATATTACTGATTTTAGACAAGATTATCAAGGCGATTACTGCTCTATTTACTATAATAAAAGTAGAAAATGACAAAAGATAATTAGGAGGAAGAGATATGACCTGGATGATCATTGCTGTTTTATGTGCTTATTTTATTAAAGGATTATGTGGTTTTGCAAATACGTTGGTTTTTACGTCCATCTTAAGTTTTGGGATTAATAATGTGACGATTTCTCCGATGGAGCTGATTTTAGGCTATCCATCTAATCTGATAATGGCGTGGAAAGGGAGAAAAGCTTTAGATTTAAAAGTCTGTATTCCGCTTGCAATCCTTGTAATAACTGGATCAGTACCTGGAATCTTTCTTCTTAAGAATATGGAAACACAGGTGGTAAAAATATTTTTTGGCTTTGTTGTGGTTTTAATCGGATTAGAGATGCTATTGAGGGAGTATCAAAGTAACCAATCGAAGGAATCTAAAGTGATTCTGATGGTGATAGGAATCTTTTCTGGAGTATTATGCGGCTTATATGGAGTGGGTGCATTACTTGCAGCATATGTTAGCAGAGTAACACGAAGTAATGAATCATTTAAGTCGAATATTTGTGTTGTGTTTTGTGTGGAGAATAGCTTCCGAATCTTACTGTATCTTGCTACGGGAATCCTTCAGTTACAGATGGTTATTCAGGCGATTACGTTGATGCCGCTTATGATGATCGGGTTATGGCTCGGTATGAATGGATGTCGTTTTCTGGATGAGAAGCTAGTGAAGAAAATAGTGATCTTAATGCTCATCCTTTCTGGAATTGCATTAATAATTACCAATCTGTAACTGAGTATGGTATAATAATTAGATGGCTATGGCTACAAGGTAAGAAAGATAGCGGTAGATAAGTAGAATAGTATGGTTTTGAAAGGAGAATACAGATGCTAGAATTTAAATATGATACACAATTATTGATCGAGGGAAAGAATCTCTCAGAAGATGATATTAATGATTACTTTACAAAGAATTTTGAGGGAGATTGCCTCTTAGCAGTCGGAGATGAAGAATTGATCAAGATTCATTATCATACGAATACGCCTTGGAAGGTACTAGAATACTGTGCTTCTTTGGGTGAAATTTATGATATTGTAATTGAGGATATGGAACGACAGGCAAAAGGACTACAAGGGTAGTCCTTTTTTTTCGAGAATAATGAGCTAACATGATAGCAGTTTGATTTTTAGGAGGAGACAGAATGATTGCTTTAAAATTAATCAGTTTGTTTGTGATTGGATTTATTTTATGTGCCGTATCATTTGGCTGTCTATTGTTTGGTAATAAGTTGGCTGATAAGTGGAATCTGCCTATCGTATCGTTTCTCGCTATGCCTGTATTTGGAGGCATTATGGAAGCAGTTGTTGCTGTGATAGGACATAAAAATATGCTGCATGCGATGCAATTAGATTCTTATTGGGAGTGGACAGTGTTGTTTATGACAACGATTGTGGTTGTATTATCAATGGACTTATCTGGTGCGCGGGAATTTTAGTGCAGGCAGTTATCGTGAAGCAGTCATTTGGGAAAGACTTATACATAGATTTAGCAGCCTCTTTTGTGTTTTCAATGGGAGTTGGATGGGTATTCGTTCAGACAGAGAGTGTATTTTATGGTATGATCGCTCATTTTTGTGAACGAGTATTGTCTAGAACGATTCATTTTCATCATGAGAGGAGTATTAAATGAAAAATAATAAGGATTTTTGGTTATTGTTAGATAAAATGGTAAAGGAATCGGAGATAGTAATTGACCGTCCGAAGGGGAGTGCACACCCGAGATATCCTGATTTTATCTATCGGGTTGATTATGGATATTTAAAGAATACTTCATCGATGGATGGCGGAGGAATTGATATTTGGCGTGGAAGTGATCCTCTGCAGAAAGTGAATGCAATTATGTGTATTGTTGATGATTTAAAGAAAGATTCGGAAATTAAGATTTTACTGGGATGTACCAAAGAGGAAGAAGAACTAGTGTATCAGACTCATAATGAAACGGAATTCATGAAGGGAGTCTTGATCCGGAGAGAGGACTAGGAGAACTTAGAATGAAGGCATTACTTTTATATGGAGCAAATTGTACGGTTGGAATTTGGAATCAGTGGAAAGAGGAATTGAAAGAAGAGAATTTTGAATATGTGGAGTATCCCCATGAGGTGACGTCAAATGCTAAAAGTGTTACCGATGTGACAGAGTGGGTTTATCAGAAGTATGGAAAAGAGAGCTTTGATATTTTAATTGGTCATAGTATGGGAGGAATCATAGCCTTAGAATTAGCTGCGAAGTTCGATATGTCATGTAATAAAGTCATTTTTATTGAGAGTAATTTGAGACCGGCAAAGTCGTTTTATCGGAATTTAATGACGGAAGAAAATAGGAAACACTATGGTGATGAAGTGATCCCGATGCTAAGAGGGGAGGATATTTTTTATAGTGTGGAACTGAAGAAGGCATTACAGGAGGATTATGACTATTCCGATTACATAAAGCAATTCTCAGGCGAGGTTTATGGTATATATGGTGATCGTGGCGTGAGAGAATATAAAGATCGCTATGCAGATTTGTGCCTGGATGAAAAAGTAGAGAATAAAATACAGTTTTATTTTGTTGAGGATGCGTGTCACTTACCGATGATTGAGAATATGAAGGGATTAGCTGAGGTAATAAGAGTAATATTGTTAAAAAAATTCATGAGATAATTAACAATTATTCTTTGAAAATAAGAAAAAAAGAAGGAAAAAAGGAACTATAAAGTATATACTTAGACACAATTCACCAATAAAACACAAAATATTCATAAAATTTACAAAATTCATTGACTATTTATTATCAATATGATAATCTAAATTTGTCGGTTTGGTAAAAAATTATCATTCTGATAAATAAAAGGTTATTGAGGTAATTTATGAAAAAGAAAATCTATGCCCTTGCAATTATGGCGTCTACACTTTTAGTAGGTTGCTCGAATGCAAATGGTGGGACACAAAAGACAGAAGCTCCGAAAGGAAAAGCTGTAACGGAAGGAACAGGATACGGTTATGGAGGAGAAATCAAGGTTAAAGTTACTACAGAAGATGGAAAAATCACAGATTTAGAACTTGTTTCTGAAAGTGAAACATCGGTAGTGATCGATCGAGCATTTCCAGTGATCAAAGAAAGAATCATTGAAGCACAGACTCCAGTTGTAGATAGTGTATCAGGTGCAACTTATTCTTCTTTTGGTGTTAAGACTGCAGTAGCAGATGTATTAACACAGCAGGGACAAGAGATTGAGAAAATCGGAATGGATACAAAGGGACCAGAAACAGAAAAGAAAGAATTAGAAGCAGTTAACACACAACTTGTTGTAGTTGGTGGTGGTCCAGCTGGTTTATCAGCAGCAATTCAAGCTAAACAAGACGGCATTGAAAATGTCATTTTAATAGAAAAATTAGATATTCTAAGTGGTAATGGTAAATTTGACTTAGACTTCGTTGATTTAATTAATTCAGAAGCCCAAAAAGCGAATGGAATTAATGATACAGTAGAAGATTTTGCAAAGTATCTAAAAGAAGAAAAAGGTGCTTGGGATACAGATGAACGTATTCTTGCACAAGCAAAAGGATCTTATATTTTAGA carries:
- a CDS encoding acetyltransferase, GNAT family; the protein is MINYENIYYESSTIIVRPLQSSDYKSFLHGYKQLLPSKNRFDEGCFDTEFMTYDWYIELLERRKKEAEEDYCYMLNIFRKKDNLSIGYCDITPHRREEFQYARIGYTIHNNFWGCGYGTETVKAIVNIGFKQLNLHRLEAHINLDNHISQHVAKKGGLLFESVRKKFILEDGIWTDNQVFYVNNENWKSDDED
- a CDS encoding histone acetyltransferase HPA2 and related acetyltransferases, whose protein sequence is MEITYIQASDKQFWYQLDKHLPESEFDNIVYLKRGYVLFEDEKPIGILRYNLFWDNTPFCTMLYIVKEKQGCGYGRSLMTFWEKEMKDQGYGMIMTSTQVNEGAQHFYRKLGYEDAGGLIIKIPGYEQPMEMFLTKAIL
- a CDS encoding two-component response regulator, whose translation is MQIITNQANKELKEHGNDQFPILVSEEQLSLYDTGSFLWHWHPEIELTFLTKGEMLYQVNNTGYHLKEGEALFTNSNALHTGSMYKRSDCQYLSVTFDPKLIYGFSQSILYQKYVEPIIHDFSLSAIHLNFSESWHESMIQSIQTIISLYKKMPNSYELDISIELQKMWKTLVSDDSIHSAHPAHGKLDYERIKEILSYLETHYIEKIRLADIADHVHLCESECSRLFKRYMNISLFTYLLEYRIERSIEYLSDSSLSITEVAANSGFTDSNYYSKTFVKLRGCSPCKYRKHLHKQ
- a CDS encoding sulfite exporter TauE/SafE family protein yields the protein MTWMIIAVLCAYFIKGLCGFANTLVFTSILSFGINNVTISPMELILGYPSNLIMAWKGRKALDLKVCIPLAILVITGSVPGIFLLKNMETQVVKIFFGFVVVLIGLEMLLREYQSNQSKESKVILMVIGIFSGVLCGLYGVGALLAAYVSRVTRSNESFKSNICVVFCVENSFRILLYLATGILQLQMVIQAITLMPLMMIGLWLGMNGCRFLDEKLVKKIVILMLILSGIALIITNL
- a CDS encoding dihydroxyacetone kinase family protein; translation: MLEFKYDTQLLIEGKNLSEDDINDYFTKNFEGDCLLAVGDEELIKIHYHTNTPWKVLEYCASLGEIYDIVIEDMERQAKGLQG